A genomic window from Halorubrum lacusprofundi ATCC 49239 includes:
- a CDS encoding redox-regulated ATPase YchF: MITVALAGKPNAGKSTFYTAATMADVDVANYPFTTIDANRGVTHVRTECPCLDRDERCGNENCRDGKRYVPVELLDVAGLVPGAHEGKGLGNQFLDELTNADVVLNVVDASGATNAEGEPVEVGAHDPLDDVDFIEEEMDLWLAGIVDRNWEGVERQSRSPDFDLEAAVTDLLTGFGATEHDVTAVLRELEYPDDPKAWTDADREALARAIRRRTKPIVVVANKVDAAPEGAVDRLREGTDKPVVPVTADGELALRRAAEAGVVDYDPGDEGFDVVGDISDGQREGLEAIRGAMAEYGGTGVQTALNAAVYDLLDRITVFPVQDASKWTDGTGNVLPDAFLLPAGATPPDLAYAVHTDIGEGYLHAVDARSSRRIGESHELSEGDVVKIVSTAGP; encoded by the coding sequence ATGATCACGGTCGCGCTGGCGGGCAAGCCGAACGCTGGCAAGTCCACCTTTTATACCGCCGCCACGATGGCCGACGTCGACGTGGCCAACTACCCGTTCACGACGATCGACGCCAACCGCGGCGTGACACACGTCCGCACTGAGTGCCCCTGTCTCGACCGCGACGAGCGCTGTGGCAACGAGAACTGCCGCGACGGAAAGCGGTACGTCCCCGTCGAACTCCTCGACGTGGCCGGGTTGGTTCCGGGTGCCCACGAGGGGAAGGGGCTGGGCAACCAGTTCCTCGACGAGCTGACGAACGCAGACGTCGTCCTCAACGTCGTCGACGCCTCGGGCGCGACGAACGCGGAGGGCGAGCCGGTCGAGGTGGGCGCGCACGACCCCCTCGACGACGTGGACTTCATCGAGGAGGAGATGGACCTGTGGCTCGCGGGGATCGTCGACCGCAACTGGGAGGGCGTCGAGCGACAGTCGCGCTCGCCCGACTTCGATCTGGAGGCGGCGGTCACCGACCTGCTGACCGGGTTCGGCGCGACCGAACACGACGTGACGGCAGTCCTCCGCGAGCTGGAGTACCCCGACGATCCGAAGGCGTGGACCGACGCGGACCGCGAGGCGCTCGCGCGGGCGATCCGGCGTCGGACCAAGCCGATCGTCGTCGTCGCCAACAAGGTCGACGCCGCGCCTGAGGGGGCGGTCGACCGCCTCCGCGAGGGGACGGACAAGCCGGTGGTCCCGGTCACGGCGGACGGAGAGCTCGCCCTGCGCCGCGCCGCGGAAGCCGGCGTCGTCGACTACGACCCGGGCGACGAGGGGTTCGACGTGGTCGGCGACATCTCCGACGGCCAACGCGAGGGGTTGGAGGCGATCCGCGGCGCGATGGCCGAGTACGGCGGAACGGGGGTCCAAACCGCGCTGAACGCGGCGGTGTACGACCTGCTCGACCGGATCACCGTGTTCCCCGTTCAGGACGCCTCGAAGTGGACGGACGGGACGGGGAACGTCCTCCCGGACGCGTTCCTCCTCCCGGCGGGAGCGACCCCGCCGGACCTGGCGTACGCGGTCCACACCGACATCGGTGAGGGGTACCTCCACGCGGTCGACGCGCGCTCTTCACGTCGGATCGGTGAGAGTCACGAGCTGAGCGAGGGCGACGTGGTGAAGATCGTCTCGACCGCGGGACCGTAA
- a CDS encoding fibronectin type III domain-containing protein — protein MVSEYTVTFYIQPASIGDDKDTADGEFWVRDANDGELLANNSGPWSLNHSEDITIDIDSHPVIEFEIEAQSSSPGSVDFDWAFFADDTGSFAQITADDSELPITEVGVWDTRPPILNIDSVSSTAGEVDLSWSHPAAETFDVLWNPESQYVDGSPDESNSYTTIISSTSSTTAVHDSPENGNNYYAVQAVENGRSLLSNEEVAQITGTPSGVSQTVTGDDQIDVSWNYDGDANFVVEVSEQGGAYEAVTTTASTSITYSATPSTNSHRFRVRAESAGDEGGWAYTETVDTDPSNLSVTTVASREIGLVWDGIRDANDYEILRAESTGSNPLDYSPVGTTGGLTTFTDTSLEDGERYYYRVRAVYPGTDSQPTNEVDATTPLPTPALDALDTATAREIVVEYTLTDNSSDGDLTIERSDDGGSTWTTVTTVTNLSTTEYTDSGLLDGMEYAYRLTRETDHASVQSGTLPATTILPAPTGLEALDTGDESIDIVWDATHNTGQTRVDYRETGANEWETFGIVARDTVTETITGLLNGEEYELRVVAVTDDAEEVDT, from the coding sequence ATGGTGTCTGAATACACTGTTACGTTCTACATACAACCGGCCAGTATCGGTGATGATAAAGATACTGCCGATGGGGAATTCTGGGTCCGCGACGCTAATGACGGAGAGTTGTTGGCGAACAATTCGGGGCCATGGTCTCTCAACCACTCCGAAGACATCACAATCGATATTGATTCACACCCTGTGATAGAATTTGAGATTGAAGCGCAAAGCTCGTCGCCCGGTTCTGTTGATTTTGATTGGGCCTTTTTTGCTGACGACACGGGTTCCTTTGCCCAAATCACTGCAGATGATTCAGAATTGCCAATAACAGAAGTTGGAGTATGGGATACAAGACCGCCGATTCTGAACATTGATTCTGTTAGCTCTACAGCTGGAGAAGTAGATCTGTCCTGGAGCCACCCCGCGGCCGAGACGTTTGATGTCTTATGGAACCCCGAAAGCCAGTATGTGGACGGGTCTCCCGACGAAAGTAACTCTTACACAACTATTATTTCATCAACATCTTCAACAACTGCAGTACATGATTCTCCGGAAAATGGTAATAATTACTATGCTGTCCAGGCGGTAGAAAATGGGAGATCACTGCTCTCTAATGAAGAGGTCGCACAAATAACAGGTACTCCGTCTGGGGTATCTCAAACAGTTACCGGTGATGACCAAATAGATGTTTCATGGAACTACGACGGTGACGCAAATTTTGTAGTCGAAGTAAGCGAACAGGGTGGCGCGTATGAAGCAGTTACCACGACAGCAAGCACATCAATCACGTATTCGGCCACTCCGTCTACAAACAGCCACCGCTTCCGCGTCAGAGCAGAATCAGCTGGTGACGAAGGTGGGTGGGCCTATACCGAGACGGTCGATACTGATCCGTCCAACCTCTCCGTCACAACCGTCGCGTCGCGTGAGATAGGCCTCGTGTGGGACGGTATCCGCGACGCCAACGACTACGAGATCCTCCGCGCCGAGTCGACCGGGTCCAATCCGCTCGACTACTCGCCCGTCGGGACCACAGGTGGTCTAACGACATTCACCGACACCAGCCTCGAAGACGGCGAGCGGTACTACTACCGCGTCCGCGCGGTCTACCCCGGTACAGACTCGCAGCCGACAAACGAAGTTGACGCGACGACGCCGCTCCCTACACCGGCGCTCGACGCTCTCGATACGGCTACCGCACGCGAGATCGTCGTCGAGTACACACTCACCGACAACTCGTCGGACGGTGACCTCACGATCGAACGCTCCGACGACGGTGGATCAACGTGGACCACCGTTACCACCGTCACTAACCTCTCCACGACCGAATACACCGATAGCGGGTTGCTCGATGGTATGGAGTACGCCTACCGACTCACCCGAGAAACGGACCACGCGAGCGTGCAGTCAGGGACACTGCCGGCGACGACGATACTCCCCGCGCCGACTGGCCTCGAAGCACTGGACACAGGTGACGAGTCGATTGATATCGTGTGGGATGCAACGCACAACACTGGGCAAACACGCGTTGACTACCGTGAGACTGGCGCGAACGAGTGGGAGACGTTCGGAATTGTCGCTCGTGACACAGTGACCGAGACGATCACTGGGCTGCTGAATGGCGAGGAGTACGAACTCCGCGTCGTGGCAGTCACTGACGACGCCGAGGAGGTCGATACATAA
- a CDS encoding DUF371 domain-containing protein gives MSDAESDVGDVVDDPLVEVVRAVGHENITAEHASTVELTTDDWLTPAGDCIVGVEADRTPRDFSTSFREACQEADATITATFAVGEPGDEAVDVDDPAYVAEIAGRGDPDLTLLDDRSMVGRTSDYTDDERTIFVDGDGAAADLDRDLVAALAADAPVTLRLEVDPAE, from the coding sequence ATGAGCGACGCCGAGAGCGATGTCGGTGATGTCGTCGACGACCCCCTCGTCGAAGTCGTCCGCGCCGTCGGCCACGAGAATATTACTGCCGAGCACGCGAGCACCGTCGAGCTCACGACCGACGACTGGCTGACGCCCGCCGGCGACTGCATCGTCGGCGTCGAGGCCGACCGCACGCCACGCGATTTCTCCACCTCGTTCCGCGAGGCGTGTCAAGAGGCAGACGCAACGATCACGGCGACGTTCGCGGTCGGCGAGCCAGGCGACGAGGCAGTCGACGTCGACGACCCCGCCTACGTCGCCGAGATCGCCGGTCGCGGCGACCCCGACCTCACTCTCCTCGACGACCGATCGATGGTCGGCCGGACCAGCGACTACACCGACGACGAGCGAACCATCTTCGTCGATGGCGACGGCGCCGCCGCAGACCTCGACCGCGACCTCGTCGCCGCGCTAGCCGCGGACGCACCCGTGACGCTGCGGCTGGAAGTGGACCCCGCCGAGTGA
- the proS gene encoding proline--tRNA ligase yields MSDDDQELGITESKSHNTGEWYAEVVQKAGLADYGPEGMSGFIVTRPRAYAVWERLQGFLDAKFKDTGVQNAYFPLFIPESYLEREKDIVEGFDPEVAWVTEAGNKELEERLAVRPTSESIITPYISQWVRSHRDLPLRVNQWCSVVRWEATETKPFFRTKEFLWQEGHTAHATHEGAWEETMTRLDQYASVYEDLLAMPVLKGQKPDHDKFPGAETTTTVEALMPDGKSVQAGTSHHLGQSFAEAFDITFSDEDEEERIAHTTSWGLSWRALGALIMTHSDEQGLVLPPGVAPEQVVVVPIWQEDTKDEVLEYAEGVADDLDDAGIRVELDDRDGRNPGFKFNEHELNGVPLRIEIGPHEVEDGELTLVHRPDGESVVEDREGVVATVQDHFDEVYAKLYATAEETLDGAVREADDRADILGTLGQHGGYVTAPWCGDEACEEPIKEPMAAEIVMVPFEDDDPLAEADHGETCAICDDDAERTAYFAKSY; encoded by the coding sequence ATGAGCGACGACGACCAGGAGCTCGGAATCACCGAGTCCAAGTCACACAACACCGGCGAGTGGTACGCCGAGGTCGTACAGAAGGCGGGGCTCGCCGACTACGGCCCCGAGGGTATGAGTGGGTTCATCGTCACCCGACCGCGCGCGTACGCGGTGTGGGAGCGACTGCAGGGCTTTCTCGACGCGAAGTTCAAAGACACCGGAGTCCAGAACGCGTACTTCCCCCTCTTCATCCCCGAGTCGTACCTCGAACGGGAGAAGGACATCGTCGAGGGATTCGACCCCGAGGTCGCGTGGGTGACCGAGGCGGGCAACAAAGAACTCGAAGAGCGACTCGCGGTCCGGCCCACCTCCGAGTCGATCATCACTCCGTACATCAGCCAGTGGGTGCGGAGCCACCGCGACCTCCCGCTGCGCGTGAACCAGTGGTGTTCGGTCGTGCGCTGGGAGGCGACTGAGACGAAGCCGTTCTTCCGCACGAAGGAGTTCCTCTGGCAGGAGGGCCACACCGCCCACGCTACCCACGAGGGCGCCTGGGAGGAAACGATGACGCGGCTCGACCAGTACGCGTCCGTCTACGAGGACCTGCTGGCGATGCCCGTGTTGAAGGGCCAAAAGCCCGACCACGACAAGTTCCCGGGCGCAGAGACGACCACGACCGTCGAGGCGCTGATGCCGGACGGGAAGTCGGTGCAGGCAGGCACCTCCCACCACCTCGGACAGTCGTTCGCGGAGGCGTTCGACATCACGTTCTCCGACGAGGACGAGGAAGAGCGGATCGCGCACACCACCTCGTGGGGGCTCTCGTGGCGCGCACTCGGCGCGCTCATCATGACTCACTCCGACGAGCAGGGGCTCGTGCTCCCGCCCGGCGTCGCCCCCGAGCAGGTCGTCGTCGTCCCCATCTGGCAGGAGGACACGAAAGACGAAGTGCTCGAGTACGCCGAGGGCGTCGCCGACGACCTCGACGACGCGGGGATCCGCGTCGAGCTCGACGACCGCGACGGGCGCAACCCCGGATTCAAGTTCAACGAACACGAGCTCAACGGCGTTCCCCTCCGGATCGAGATCGGCCCCCACGAGGTCGAGGACGGCGAGCTCACCCTCGTCCACCGGCCCGACGGCGAGAGCGTCGTCGAGGACCGAGAGGGCGTCGTTGCGACCGTCCAAGACCACTTCGACGAGGTGTACGCGAAGCTGTACGCGACCGCCGAGGAGACCCTCGACGGCGCGGTTCGCGAGGCCGACGACCGTGCCGACATCCTCGGCACGCTCGGCCAGCACGGCGGCTACGTGACGGCTCCGTGGTGCGGCGACGAGGCGTGCGAGGAGCCGATCAAAGAACCGATGGCCGCCGAAATCGTGATGGTCCCGTTCGAAGACGACGACCCTCTCGCCGAGGCGGACCACGGCGAGACCTGCGCGATCTGCGACGACGACGCCGAGCGGACGGCGTACTTCGCGAAGTCGTACTGA
- a CDS encoding NUDIX hydrolase, whose amino-acid sequence MDLTGLRRYTPEGVTRARREAAVLAPVIERDGEAHLLFTKRAAHLGEHPGQMSFPGGGREPIDRTLTDTALREADEEVGMRPGEVDVVGRLDDTRTSSAYRVRPFVGVAPDREYVPDESEVAEVAVLPTRGLTDPANYESERRVDHPEYGDHRVHFFHVGGYTVWGVTGRMVVQLLERTTDWRAPEEVDRVVGADAELPI is encoded by the coding sequence ATGGACCTGACGGGGCTACGTCGATACACACCCGAGGGGGTGACCCGGGCACGCCGCGAGGCAGCCGTGCTGGCGCCCGTTATCGAACGCGACGGCGAGGCCCACCTGCTGTTCACCAAGCGCGCGGCCCACCTCGGCGAACACCCCGGACAGATGAGCTTCCCCGGCGGCGGCCGCGAGCCGATCGATCGGACTCTGACCGACACCGCACTCCGCGAGGCCGACGAGGAAGTCGGTATGCGGCCCGGCGAGGTCGACGTGGTTGGGCGACTCGACGACACACGGACTTCCTCCGCCTACCGGGTCCGGCCGTTCGTTGGCGTCGCGCCCGACCGCGAGTACGTCCCCGACGAGTCGGAGGTCGCGGAAGTGGCCGTGCTCCCAACCCGCGGGCTGACCGACCCCGCGAACTACGAGTCGGAGCGTCGCGTCGACCATCCGGAGTACGGCGACCACCGAGTCCACTTCTTCCACGTCGGCGGCTACACCGTCTGGGGCGTGACGGGTCGGATGGTGGTACAACTGCTGGAGCGGACGACCGACTGGCGCGCGCCCGAGGAGGTCGATCGGGTAGTCGGCGCGGATGCGGAGCTACCGATTTAA
- a CDS encoding fibronectin type III domain-containing protein: MPTIAATTLPDEDAPVLGNGVEDEVAVDRESATTNNGDVRIQIRETGQSAWDSGAEGFGEFIGAFDTLTMEFVGREDGERYEIRARTETEHVTGAWTDPVAITTKFPGATQLTATAISETEVELAWTDNADNEDGQYVVRERRVDDGWWPERIVEDVGANTESFVDDTAPPDTTLRYRIRPFTEHTSADSNTDQATTDDLGLPRIRVPVSGPFVQIDHPDGDTLSPTVTDYDWSPNVNERPSVEITVPESDRWDELTGQPMRVWIDGTQLPIDTLAGTRTTTGDRGSQTVLEGSGGTQLDDYIDDIQFDERENHLAAEDLITENTDYAANVDDPATDTRSDVLMLSASGASLEDDLLDPLEATDPLQIEQVDGISRLQTGWFFEAESADESNVATYFADNEGNGGAWSGNRAVRLDSPGDYIEFDFRNDHTIPQGEAEFEMLRAAIGGNNPAFDVSFNGDVVESIPADALANATDEFDLSWGVGFTLNPDADLEPGFHSVRVEVTQSGSDYMTVDAAHARDNRDSFTFDDEPVDGVIQGPEEYPGTVDIVLDDITSVEQVIAGELSVAMSNTEGGQAVAISNDQGETWIEATNSETVSGAFASATQQIRARVSLSGYSADPTTSPAQGDAGQSVDEIELRADLEDTPVLLDKQYRDRLSNVLSKIADDGRMVWELRRDPDADPLDETGMIVEWTQIGQRTRESAAPATNLETRTTIEDAYERVVVFGRSKGVEGETFSQSAGSSLTSIGDEWVVPDSERIYDPDTEEVFERGTDYRMEWDVGGLDILDGGDMSTGTTYAADYEFKYRGEATTPTVDPAEARTVERTIAGATSDRECNQLALSILKDVQDAQVEATITLVEPAPDVPLVEAISHPRLPEGAQEIRGVERSSTSEREYRLANRPSADETIDAIREDIQSLSDVV; the protein is encoded by the coding sequence ATGCCCACTATCGCTGCCACTACGCTCCCGGACGAAGACGCACCGGTACTCGGCAACGGCGTTGAGGACGAGGTCGCCGTCGACCGCGAGAGCGCCACTACCAACAACGGCGATGTCCGCATCCAGATCCGCGAGACGGGCCAGTCGGCATGGGACTCTGGCGCCGAGGGCTTCGGCGAGTTCATCGGTGCGTTCGACACGCTGACGATGGAGTTCGTCGGCCGCGAAGACGGCGAGCGCTACGAGATCCGCGCTCGCACGGAGACGGAACACGTCACTGGCGCGTGGACCGACCCCGTCGCAATCACGACGAAGTTCCCAGGCGCCACGCAGCTCACTGCGACCGCGATCTCCGAGACCGAGGTTGAGCTGGCGTGGACAGACAACGCCGACAACGAGGACGGGCAGTATGTCGTTCGCGAACGCCGCGTTGATGACGGCTGGTGGCCCGAGCGCATCGTCGAGGACGTCGGCGCCAACACGGAGTCGTTCGTCGACGACACGGCGCCGCCGGACACGACACTCCGCTACCGCATCCGACCGTTCACTGAGCACACGAGCGCGGACTCGAACACAGACCAAGCAACGACCGACGATCTCGGGCTACCCCGCATCCGCGTGCCCGTTTCAGGCCCGTTCGTCCAGATCGACCACCCGGACGGTGACACCCTCTCTCCGACCGTCACCGACTACGACTGGTCACCGAACGTCAACGAACGGCCGTCGGTCGAGATCACGGTGCCCGAGTCCGACCGCTGGGACGAGCTGACGGGCCAACCGATGCGCGTGTGGATCGACGGGACGCAACTCCCGATCGACACGCTGGCGGGCACGCGCACGACCACGGGCGACCGCGGCTCACAGACCGTCCTCGAAGGCTCGGGCGGTACACAACTCGACGACTATATCGACGACATCCAGTTCGACGAGCGGGAGAACCACCTCGCTGCCGAGGACCTCATCACCGAGAACACTGACTACGCCGCGAACGTCGACGACCCGGCCACGGACACGCGCTCGGACGTGCTCATGCTCTCGGCGTCAGGTGCGTCGCTCGAAGACGACTTACTCGACCCGCTGGAAGCCACCGACCCGCTCCAGATCGAGCAGGTCGACGGCATCTCACGACTCCAAACAGGCTGGTTCTTCGAGGCCGAAAGCGCTGACGAGAGCAACGTCGCGACGTACTTCGCCGACAACGAGGGCAACGGCGGCGCGTGGTCGGGCAACCGCGCCGTCCGACTCGACAGCCCTGGCGACTACATCGAATTCGACTTTCGTAATGACCACACCATCCCGCAGGGCGAAGCGGAGTTCGAGATGCTCCGAGCAGCGATCGGCGGCAACAACCCGGCGTTCGACGTCTCGTTCAACGGCGACGTCGTCGAGTCGATCCCGGCGGACGCCCTCGCGAACGCGACCGACGAGTTCGACCTCTCGTGGGGCGTCGGATTCACACTCAACCCCGACGCCGATCTCGAACCAGGGTTCCACTCGGTGCGGGTGGAGGTGACGCAGTCGGGTTCGGACTACATGACTGTCGATGCGGCCCACGCACGGGATAATCGTGACAGCTTCACGTTCGACGATGAGCCCGTCGACGGCGTTATCCAGGGGCCCGAAGAGTACCCCGGCACCGTCGACATCGTGCTCGACGACATCACGAGCGTCGAGCAGGTAATCGCCGGCGAGCTCTCGGTCGCGATGTCCAACACCGAGGGCGGACAGGCGGTCGCCATCTCGAACGACCAGGGCGAGACGTGGATCGAAGCGACGAATAGCGAGACCGTGTCGGGCGCATTCGCGAGTGCGACCCAGCAGATCCGTGCGCGTGTGTCGCTGTCAGGCTACAGTGCGGACCCGACGACATCGCCGGCGCAGGGCGACGCCGGCCAGTCCGTCGACGAGATCGAATTGCGGGCCGACCTCGAAGACACACCCGTCCTCCTGGACAAGCAGTACCGCGACCGGCTCTCGAACGTCCTCTCAAAGATCGCGGACGACGGCCGGATGGTGTGGGAGCTCCGCCGCGATCCCGACGCCGACCCGCTCGACGAGACTGGGATGATCGTCGAGTGGACACAGATCGGCCAGCGGACACGCGAGTCGGCGGCGCCGGCAACGAACCTCGAGACGCGAACGACGATCGAGGACGCCTACGAGCGCGTGGTCGTCTTCGGGCGGAGCAAGGGGGTTGAAGGTGAGACGTTCTCACAGTCTGCCGGGAGTTCGCTCACGTCGATCGGCGACGAGTGGGTGGTGCCTGACTCCGAGCGCATCTACGACCCGGACACTGAGGAGGTGTTCGAGCGCGGCACGGACTACCGGATGGAGTGGGATGTCGGCGGTCTCGACATCCTCGACGGGGGCGACATGTCGACAGGGACGACGTACGCCGCCGACTACGAGTTCAAGTACCGCGGCGAGGCGACGACACCCACCGTCGATCCCGCGGAAGCACGGACGGTCGAGCGCACGATCGCGGGAGCGACCTCTGACCGCGAGTGCAACCAGCTGGCGCTGAGCATTCTCAAGGACGTCCAAGACGCGCAAGTTGAGGCGACGATCACGCTCGTCGAGCCCGCGCCGGACGTGCCGCTCGTCGAGGCGATCTCGCATCCGCGGCTTCCGGAGGGTGCCCAAGAGATCCGCGGCGTGGAGCGGTCGTCGACGAGCGAGCGCGAGTATCGACTGGCGAATCGACCCTCTGCCGATGAGACGATCGACGCCATCCGTGAGGACATACAGTCGCTCTCGGACGTAGTGTAG
- a CDS encoding amidohydrolase family protein, which yields MLGLEHDFRIVDTRATLDPDESSVATHGRDISPERLEREMLQAGVVRAVVSPGRRAAGRSYLRANNAVARLSIDRPFVAFARLNGPRDPRNGPLSAVRNLRAEREDHHARPDDVEQYSYDDRFHGFTLVPHADGLPNEDVLTRLEAADLPLIVHAGRQFPPEAVERELLDYDMPIVLASFGGYPLDTDLMNETLDLLAEYDRLYVDTSAVRYREVLERGVLEHPDRVLFGSGAPDVHPNVGVMEVLTLDVSEDLMRRVFTKNPARLIPALAEGADV from the coding sequence ATGCTCGGGCTGGAACACGACTTCCGGATCGTCGACACCCGCGCGACGCTCGACCCCGACGAGTCGTCCGTCGCGACCCACGGACGGGACATATCCCCCGAGCGGTTGGAACGCGAGATGCTGCAGGCTGGCGTCGTCCGCGCAGTCGTGAGCCCGGGCCGGCGCGCGGCCGGCCGGAGCTACCTCCGCGCGAACAACGCGGTCGCACGGCTCTCTATCGACCGCCCGTTCGTCGCGTTCGCCCGGCTCAACGGCCCTCGCGATCCGAGGAACGGCCCTCTTTCTGCGGTCAGGAACCTCCGCGCCGAGCGCGAGGACCACCACGCCCGTCCCGACGATGTCGAGCAGTACTCCTACGACGATCGATTCCACGGATTCACGCTCGTCCCGCACGCCGACGGCCTCCCGAACGAGGACGTGCTCACTCGGCTTGAGGCGGCCGACCTCCCCCTCATCGTCCACGCCGGCAGGCAGTTCCCGCCCGAGGCGGTCGAGCGCGAGCTGCTCGACTACGACATGCCCATCGTGCTTGCCAGCTTCGGCGGCTACCCCCTCGACACCGACCTAATGAACGAGACGCTCGACCTGTTAGCGGAGTACGACCGGCTGTACGTCGACACGAGCGCCGTGCGCTACCGGGAGGTGCTCGAACGCGGCGTCTTGGAGCACCCCGATCGCGTCCTCTTCGGCTCCGGTGCGCCGGACGTCCACCCGAACGTCGGCGTGATGGAGGTGCTCACCCTCGACGTCTCCGAGGATCTGATGCGCCGCGTGTTCACGAAGAACCCCGCTCGACTGATCCCCGCGCTCGCCGAGGGCGCGGACGTCTGA
- a CDS encoding DUF7096 domain-containing protein — MNRRIALIAVAVVLVGVAGIAAAGPVGTAVAQDGPVAANETSEGNGMGASNGTADISPGERLSGVIGVQRAEVAGEVDSRAFEVGLNRTGTDEERAALVAERLDRIEERLSEIERRQRELRERRDAGELTQGEFAARMAETGARAEAVKREANRSAAVARDLPEPVRAAQGLDSERMDAVRERANGVSGPEVSAIARGVAGDGVGQPLASERRGPPAGVPGAGAGTENATGNTTGAGASSPPAPGKPGDGGPSVGAGSGSGSAGNGDAPPGNATPGSETGPNGAMGDGPETNTSPGDNGADGGNGRAGSNGTPSGSGPGPRDGAGDRPTESGSATVNTVAEIETLMGRLTGSWADSTDILRRVVTGIDG; from the coding sequence ATGAACCGAAGGATCGCGCTCATCGCCGTCGCGGTCGTGCTAGTCGGCGTCGCCGGGATCGCCGCGGCCGGCCCCGTCGGGACGGCCGTCGCGCAGGACGGTCCGGTGGCGGCGAACGAGACGAGCGAGGGCAACGGGATGGGAGCGTCGAACGGGACGGCCGACATCAGTCCCGGCGAGCGTCTCTCGGGCGTGATCGGCGTCCAGCGCGCCGAGGTCGCCGGGGAGGTCGACTCGCGGGCCTTCGAGGTCGGCCTCAATCGGACCGGGACCGACGAGGAGCGAGCGGCCCTCGTCGCCGAGCGCCTCGATCGGATCGAAGAGCGGCTCAGCGAGATCGAGCGCCGACAGCGCGAGCTTCGCGAGCGCCGCGACGCCGGGGAGCTCACTCAGGGCGAATTCGCCGCCCGCATGGCGGAAACGGGAGCCCGAGCCGAGGCCGTCAAGCGCGAGGCGAACCGCAGCGCAGCTGTCGCCCGTGACCTCCCCGAACCGGTCAGGGCGGCGCAGGGCCTCGACAGCGAGCGGATGGATGCGGTTCGCGAGCGGGCAAACGGAGTGAGCGGTCCGGAGGTCTCGGCCATCGCCCGCGGCGTCGCCGGGGACGGCGTCGGCCAGCCACTTGCGTCGGAGCGCCGCGGACCGCCCGCTGGCGTACCCGGAGCCGGAGCCGGAACCGAAAATGCGACCGGAAACACGACTGGGGCGGGAGCCAGCAGCCCGCCCGCCCCAGGCAAGCCCGGCGATGGCGGCCCGTCAGTGGGTGCTGGATCTGGATCTGGATCTGCGGGGAACGGCGATGCGCCGCCGGGGAACGCGACGCCCGGAAGCGAGACGGGCCCGAACGGCGCCATGGGTGACGGCCCCGAGACGAACACAAGCCCCGGCGACAACGGAGCCGACGGCGGGAACGGCAGGGCCGGATCGAACGGGACACCCTCCGGTTCCGGACCTGGACCGCGCGACGGTGCCGGTGATCGACCGACCGAGAGCGGGTCCGCCACCGTCAACACCGTCGCGGAGATCGAGACGCTCATGGGTCGCTTGACGGGCTCGTGGGCGGATAGCACTGATATCCTCCGACGGGTCGTCACCGGGATCGATGGATAG